AAGGTGGATTGTGTTACGACTGAAGCCGGGTGGTTAATCCTCAGCAACCTTAAAATTCTTCATAGGAGGTTTTTGTTCCTGACTTTCGATATATGCAGATATCATTTTCTCAGTCATTTTACCAATCCATGCGCAAAAATACCCGCGTGCCCAAAAATGCTGACCCCAATATCTTTTGTGTATATGTGAAAATTCCTGCTAAAAAAATAATGCTAAAGCTTTTCGCCTAAAGGTGAAGGTTTTAAACCTGGCGCATGGAAAAATAAAACCCTCCGGAATCAGGATATGGCCTACTCCTACCAAACGGCGGGAAATTTTCCACCTTGGAGTTTTCCACCGGCCAGAAAAAAAAGGCCGGCCCTTCTCACGGCCATCGTGGCGGACAGGCCTGTCTATATTTTCGACGAGTGGGCGGCGGACCAGGACCCGGAGTTCAGGAAACGTTTTTATATGGGCCTGTTGCCGGGGTTTAAAAAACAGGGGAAAACCGTCGTCGCCGTGACCCACGACGACCATTACTTCCACGCGGCCGACCGGGTCATCCATCTGGATTACGGAAAATTGTCTCTATAACCCAGAGCCGGGTTATGAAAAATGGGCTATTGCAAATATTGAATCCATATTTTATAATTCCGCTGTTTTCATAATTCCAAAATCCATCAGGGAAAGTGCGATGCGAATTTATTTAAAAGAAAAAATAGGCAGCCCGGCCCTTTTCACGGGAAGAAAAAGAGAGCTGGACTCTTTGCTGAAATGGGTGGAGGGGATTAAAACGGAAATATCCAAAAGCAAAGCCATTATTTCGCGGAGGAAAACCGGAAAATCAGCCTTGATGCAGCGGCTTTTCAATATCATGTTTCACCAGAACGGCCAGGTGGTTCCTTTATTATGGCGGATATGACCGAAGGAAACCTTTTTATATTTCTTCTCTTTTTCAGTCTGTTTACAGGGAAAAAAATTTTCCACTGAAAAAGGGATGCTTGATGTCCTGGACTTTGAGACCCTGGACAAACGCGGATCCATACGGGGAACATGGATGGAATATATTCACTCCGCCACGGACCGAATCAACGACGCCAATGGAAAAAGAATTATATTGTACATCTGCCAAAATAAAGAAAGAAAAGTGACCCGGGATGAAATACGAAACGCGCTTGATCTTTCCATGACGGACCGGGAGCTGGAAAAACGTTTAAAAGCCTTTGTGAAAGCCGATATCATCGAACAGGGAACCAGCTATTTCAGTTATCACGCAGTCCAGGACCACATATTCGACAAAGTGTTTCGAGGGGTTTACCAGGAGGAGATCGACGGCTTTACTCCGGATAAAATAAAAGACGAATACAGAATCCTGTATAAAAAACTCCGGGTGGATGTGTTCGCCAAAGCGGGCGGCGATGCGTATTCTCTTATCGGGGAAGTGAAAAACAGGAAGAAAAAATTCTCCCTCACAGAGGCCAGAGCTTTTTTCGCAAAAGCCTCGGAGGTCCAAAAGCTGGAAGATATTTCCAAAACCCTTCTTTTTGTCTTTTCCGCCGCCGGCTTTTACAAAACCGCCATTGATTTTTTTAAAAAAAATGGGATAGCGTTCAGCAATGACAAAAGGTTTTTGGAGTAAAAAAACACCATGCGAATTTATCTGGAAGAAAAAATAGGCAATCCGGCTTTGTTTACGGGAAGAAAAAGAGAATTGGATTCCCTGCTTAAATGGGTAAAAGAAATCAAAGCGAAACTGTCCAAAAGCAAAGCCATTATTTCCAGGAGAAAAACCGGGAAATCGGCTTTGATGCAGAGGCTTTTCAATATCGTGTTTCACCAAAACGATCAAGTGGTTCCCTTTTATTTTGAAATCCCGGAAACTCCTCAATGGATAGGCGATTTTGCCAGGGAGTTTTTTTTTACATTTGTGAGGCAATATCTCGCATTTCAATCAAGGAACGCCAACTATTTGAAAAGCACAGACAATTATGCCGCGTTAATCAAAGCGGCAAAAAAAGAGAAGCTTGATTTTTTAATTGAACATATCGAAAATTTTGAATATTCCGAAAACAGGGGATATTTTGACAAACTATGGCATATAGCGCGAGAAGCCCCGAGAACAATAGCCCAATACAAGGATGAGCGCGTTCTTCAGATGATTGACGAATTCCAGTTCATCAACAGGTATATTTTCAGGGACAAATCATGCAAGGATCGCTTATCGGAGCTTGCCGGAAGCTACCTGCATACTTGCGAATACAAAAATGCTCCCATGCTCGTATCCGGGAGCTGGGTGGGATGGCTGATGGAGGATCTGCAAAAAATGCTGCCCGGAAGATTCATTATTGACGATTTCGGCAATATGCCTAAAAATGAAGCCATTGAGATGGCGCTCAATTATTCCGAAATTATGCAGGTTCCCACAAATTATGACAATGCATGCGTCATCGCGGAACTGACAGAGGGAAACCCTTTTTATATCAGTTCCCTTTTTCAGTCTGTTCACAGAGATAAAGATTTTACCACCGAGCAGGGAATAATCGATGTTCTCGATTTCGAAACCCGCCACAAAAGCGGCGCCATACGCGGGACATGGATGGAATATATACTTTCCGTTACTGACAGGATAAACGATATAAACGGAAAGAAAATGATTTTATATATTTGCCAAAAGAAAGAAGTCACCCGGGATGAAATAGCGGAAGCGCTCAAGCTCGATATGAAAATCGGAGAATTGGAAAAACGACTCAAAGCTTTTGTCAAAGCCGATATAATCAGCCAGAGCAGCAGTATCAAGTATCATGCTGTCGGGGATAATATATTCGACAAAGTATTCAGGGGTTTTTATCAGGAAGAGATAGACAATTTTAATCCGGAAAAAATAAAAGACGAATACAAAGCCTTGTATAAAGAAGTATTGGGGAGATTCAACAAATACAAAGGCGAGTTCTCCGAATATGTCATCATAAATCATTTGAAACACCGGGCATACAAACAAAACGATTTTTATCTGTCCATGATGAAAAACCTGCCCGATGATTTCGCATTTGTTGAATATTCGACCCTATGGTCTTACAGCGCTTCTCCGGTCCATAAAAAAGACATCCAGGTGGATGTGTTTGCCAAGGCGGAAAATGACGAATATTCTCTGATTGGAGAAGTAAAAAACAGGAAAAAAAAGTTTTCTCTTACAGAGGCGAAAGCTTTTTGGACAAAAGCGTTGGAAGTCAAAGAACTGGAGAATCTTGACAAAGTTCTTTTTTTTGTTTTTTCAGCCGGCGGTTTTTATAAAATCGCCATTGATTTTTTCAAGGATAACGGAATTGCCTGGAGCGCGGACAAAAGATTTTTGGAATAAATGTCCCAAAGGAAAATACCATGCAAATTTATCTGGAAGAAAAAATAGGCAATCCCGCTCTTTTCACGGGAAGAAAAAGAGAGCTGGATTCTTTGCTTACATGGACGGATAAAATCAAACTGAAAACATCCAAAAGCAAGGCCATTATTTCCCGAAGGAAAACCGGAAAATCGGCTTTGATGCAGCGGCTTTTCAATATTGTGTTTCACCAGAACGACCAGGTGGTTCCTTTTTATTTTGAAATAGCGGAAAGCCCTCAATGGATAGGCGATTTAAGTAAAAAATTTTTTATACACTTTATGAGCCAATATCTTGCATTCCAATCGAGAAGGCCTCGATATTTAAAATATATGCATAGTTATACCCATCTGATTGACGCGGCCGAACAAGAGGGGCTTCATTTTCTCATTCCACATATTAAAGATTTCAAGCAATGCGAAAAAAACGGAGATATCGATATATTGTGGGATATAGCGAGAGACGCCCCCCGAACCGTCGCCGAATACAAAGACGAGCGCGTCCTCCAGATTATTGATGAATTCCAGTTCATCAACAAGTATATTTTCAGGGATAAATCCTGCAAGGATCGTTTATCGGAACTTGCCGGAAGCTATCTTCACACAGCGGAATACAAAAACGCGCCCCTGCTGGTGTCCGGAAGCTGGGTGGGGTGGCTGATGGATGATCTGCAAAAAATGCTCCCCGGCAGATTCATCATTAACGATTTTGGGAATATGCCCCGAAATGAAGCCATTGAGATGGCGCTGAATTATTCCGAAATCATGCAAATCCCCATAAATTATGAAACCGCCTGCATTATGGCCGACCTGACGGAAGGAAACCCTTTTTATATCTCTTCCCTTTTTCAGTCCGACTATGCCGAAAAAGATTTTTCCACGGAAAAGGGTCTGCTTGAAGTTCTTGACTTTGAGACAATGGATAAAAGAGGCGGGGTCCGTGGCACATGGATGGAATATATTCATTCCGCCACGGACCGAATCAACGACGCAAACGGAAAAAGAATTATATTGTACATCTGCAAACACAAAGAAAGAAAAGTCACCCGGGATGAAATACGAAACGCGCTTGAGCTTTCCATGACGGACCGGGAGCTGGAAAAACGTTTAAAAGCCTTTGTGAAAGCCGATATCATCGAACAGGGAACCAGCTATTTCAGTTATCACGCAGTCCAGGACCACATATTCGACAAAGTGTTTCGAGGGGTTTACCAGGAGGAGATCGACGGCTTTACTCCGGATAAAATTAAAAACGAATACCGAACCCTGTATAAAAAACTCCGGGGCGAATACAACAAATACAAGGGCGAATTTTCCGAATATGTCATCATGAATCATCTGAAACACCGCGCTTACAAACAAAACGATCTGTATATATCCATGATGAAAAATCTGCCTGATGATTTCAGGTTTGTCGAATATTCGACCCTGTGGTCCTACACCGCGTCCCCGGCTCATAAAAAAGACATCCAGGTGGATGTGTTCGCCAAAGCGGGCGGCGATGCGTATTCTCTTATCGGGGAAGTGAAAAACAGGAAGAAAAAATTCTCCCTCACAGAGGCCAGAGCTTTTTTCGCAAAAGCCTCGGAGGTCCAAAAACTGGAGAATCTTGACAAAACCCTTGTTTTTGTCTTTTCCGCCTCAGGTTTTTACAAAACCGCCATTGATTTTTTTGTCGCAAACGGGATGGCCTGGAGCGCGGACAAACGGTTCCTGGAGTAAAAATCCGGATCGGGAAGGGTCATTTGGGTTTTGGGCCCCGGGCGTCTTTCTTTTATTCCA
The Candidatus Desulfarcum epimagneticum DNA segment above includes these coding regions:
- a CDS encoding hypothetical protein (Evidence 5 : Unknown function), whose translation is MRIYLKEKIGSPALFTGRKRELDSLLKWVEGIKTEISKSKAIISRRKTGKSALMQRLFNIMFHQNGQVVPLLWRI
- a CDS encoding conserved hypothetical protein (Evidence 4 : Unknown function but conserved in other organisms) gives rise to the protein MQIYLEEKIGNPALFTGRKRELDSLLTWTDKIKLKTSKSKAIISRRKTGKSALMQRLFNIVFHQNDQVVPFYFEIAESPQWIGDLSKKFFIHFMSQYLAFQSRRPRYLKYMHSYTHLIDAAEQEGLHFLIPHIKDFKQCEKNGDIDILWDIARDAPRTVAEYKDERVLQIIDEFQFINKYIFRDKSCKDRLSELAGSYLHTAEYKNAPLLVSGSWVGWLMDDLQKMLPGRFIINDFGNMPRNEAIEMALNYSEIMQIPINYETACIMADLTEGNPFYISSLFQSDYAEKDFSTEKGLLEVLDFETMDKRGGVRGTWMEYIHSATDRINDANGKRIILYICKHKERKVTRDEIRNALELSMTDRELEKRLKAFVKADIIEQGTSYFSYHAVQDHIFDKVFRGVYQEEIDGFTPDKIKNEYRTLYKKLRGEYNKYKGEFSEYVIMNHLKHRAYKQNDLYISMMKNLPDDFRFVEYSTLWSYTASPAHKKDIQVDVFAKAGGDAYSLIGEVKNRKKKFSLTEARAFFAKASEVQKLENLDKTLVFVFSASGFYKTAIDFFVANGMAWSADKRFLE
- a CDS encoding hypothetical protein (Evidence 5 : Unknown function), producing the protein MAYSYQTAGNFPPWSFPPARKKRPALLTAIVADRPVYIFDEWAADQDPEFRKRFYMGLLPGFKKQGKTVVAVTHDDHYFHAADRVIHLDYGKLSL
- a CDS encoding conserved hypothetical protein (Evidence 4 : Unknown function but conserved in other organisms), giving the protein MLDVLDFETLDKRGSIRGTWMEYIHSATDRINDANGKRIILYICQNKERKVTRDEIRNALDLSMTDRELEKRLKAFVKADIIEQGTSYFSYHAVQDHIFDKVFRGVYQEEIDGFTPDKIKDEYRILYKKLRVDVFAKAGGDAYSLIGEVKNRKKKFSLTEARAFFAKASEVQKLEDISKTLLFVFSAAGFYKTAIDFFKKNGIAFSNDKRFLE
- a CDS encoding conserved hypothetical protein (Evidence 4 : Unknown function but conserved in other organisms), giving the protein MRIYLEEKIGNPALFTGRKRELDSLLKWVKEIKAKLSKSKAIISRRKTGKSALMQRLFNIVFHQNDQVVPFYFEIPETPQWIGDFAREFFFTFVRQYLAFQSRNANYLKSTDNYAALIKAAKKEKLDFLIEHIENFEYSENRGYFDKLWHIAREAPRTIAQYKDERVLQMIDEFQFINRYIFRDKSCKDRLSELAGSYLHTCEYKNAPMLVSGSWVGWLMEDLQKMLPGRFIIDDFGNMPKNEAIEMALNYSEIMQVPTNYDNACVIAELTEGNPFYISSLFQSVHRDKDFTTEQGIIDVLDFETRHKSGAIRGTWMEYILSVTDRINDINGKKMILYICQKKEVTRDEIAEALKLDMKIGELEKRLKAFVKADIISQSSSIKYHAVGDNIFDKVFRGFYQEEIDNFNPEKIKDEYKALYKEVLGRFNKYKGEFSEYVIINHLKHRAYKQNDFYLSMMKNLPDDFAFVEYSTLWSYSASPVHKKDIQVDVFAKAENDEYSLIGEVKNRKKKFSLTEAKAFWTKALEVKELENLDKVLFFVFSAGGFYKIAIDFFKDNGIAWSADKRFLE